In Oncorhynchus clarkii lewisi isolate Uvic-CL-2024 chromosome 16, UVic_Ocla_1.0, whole genome shotgun sequence, one genomic interval encodes:
- the LOC139367725 gene encoding pro-thyrotropin-releasing hormone-A: MKSACLIILASLVVCNLTLARGQGIPAEEETGDRQTIDDIILQRAESLLLRSILKNIEDEDGANEGLTSQPDWLVKRQHPGKRYQEELGKRQHPGKREEDEDEDYGEVQKRQHPGKREDEFDSFVELQRRQHPGKRLILEQITENPAFLSELSKRQHPGKRYVMYYSKRQHPGRREVDDESDAGDLKELEKRQHPGKRYLDNTSPDLGANSPCDVLDPGCSKANLLLQLLDNVNKSRAEKRQHPGKRSAPVEDLTEQE; encoded by the exons ATGAAGTccgcctgcctgatcattctGGCATCTCTAGTGGTCTGCAACCTGACGTTGGCTCGAGGACAGGGCATCCCCGCTGAGGAGGAGACGGGGGACCGGCAGACTATTGACGATATCATCCTACAGAGAGCCGAGAGCCTCCTGCTCCGCTCCATTCTCAAAAATATAGAGGATGAGGATGGCGCGAACG AAGGGTTGACCTCTCAGCCAGATTGGCTGGTGAAGCGGCAGCATCCCGGTAAGAGGTACCAGGAGGAGCTGGGAAAAAGGCAACACCCTGGGAAGcgagaggaggacgaggacgaAGACTATGGCGAGGTTCAGAAAAGACAGCACCCGGGAAAACGCGAAGACGAATTTGATTCTTTTGTGGAGCTCCAGAGAAGACAGCATCCAGGCAAGCGCTTAATACTGGAGCAGATTACAGAGAACCCCGCATTTCTAAGTGAACTCTCCAAACGTCAACACCCGGGCAAGCGCTACGTGATGTACTACAGTAAGCGCCAGCATCCCGGCAGGCGAGAGGTGGACGACGAGTCAGACGCAGGGGACCTCAAGGAGTTGGAGAAGCGCCAACACCCCGGCAAACGCTACTTGGATAACACGAGCCCGGATTTGGGCGCCAACAGTCCCTGTGACGTGCTGGACCCTGGCTGCAGTAAGGCCAACCTGTTGCTCCAGCTATTAGACAACGTGAACAAGAGTCGCGCGGAGAAGAGACAGCACCCAGGCAAAAGGTCCGCACCTGTCGAGGATTTGACCGAACAGGAGTAA
- the LOC139367726 gene encoding ninjurin-1 encodes MINMNHYATRKSVAQSMLDVALLMANSSQLKTVLYMESQYRFYKPLIVLLSMSITLQVVVGLLLVFIVKYDLNDVRKHSKLNMNNTATVFVFFTVIINIFITALGFEGAVIGLPEPQSFLLTTEQNQTGGL; translated from the exons ATGATTAACATGAATCACTATGCCACTAGGAAGAGTGTAGCTCAGAGTATGCTTGATGTGGCTCTACTCATGGCTAACTCATCCCAGCTAAAGACTGTTCTATACATGGAGTCACAGTACAGATTCTACAAACCTCTCATAGTACTGCTGTCCATGTCTATTACGCTACAGGTTGTCGTGGGACTACTGCTGGTCTTTATAG tgaagTATGATCTGAATGATGTGAGGAAACACTCAAAGCTGAACATGAACAACACAGCAACAGTATTTGTTTTCTTCACAGTCATCATCAACATCTTCATCACTGCGCTAGGCTTTGAGGGTGCTGTGATAGGACTTCCAGAACCCCAATCCTTCCTTCTGACCACTGAACAGAACCAGACCGGAGGCCTCTAG